CCACCCACAGGGGCGAACGAATGGTGCCCGCGCGGGCGGTTCCGCGTCCCTTTTGCCGCCAGGGCTTCCGACCGCCACCGCGCACCATCGAGCGCGTGCGCGTGGAGGCCGTCCCCTGGCGCCGGTTCGCAAGTTCCGCCAACACCGCCTGGTGAATCACACCCTCGTTTGGCTCGACGGCAAAAATCTCGTCTGGCACCTCCACCTCTGCGGCGGCGGTGCTCCCATCTGTCTTATGCAGCGCAAGTTTCATGTGCTGGTCTACTTCTTTTTAATGATGACGATGCCGTTGGGTGCGCCTGGTACGGCACCCTTCACTGCAATCAGGTTCTTGTCCGCGTCAACCTTGACCACCTTTAAGTTGCGCACGGTCACAGTCTCGCCGCCCATGCGGCCCGCCATGCGCAACCCTTTGAACGACCGGGATGGGAAAGAGGACGAGCCAATGGACCCCGGCGCACGATGGCGATCGCTCTGGCCGTGGCTCTTCGGCCCTCCACCGAAGTGGTGCCTCTTGACCACTCCCGCAAACCCACGCCCCTTGGACACACCGGTCACTGTTACCACATCCCCCGCATTGAACAGGTCAACCTTGAGCACGTCACCCGGCTTCACCTGGTCAGCCAAGGCAAAGTCGCGGAACTCGCGCAACACGCGCGCTGGCTTGATGCCTGCCTTCTGGCAGTGGCCAACAAGCGGCTTGGTGGCCACCTTGGCCCTTCGTTCGCCAAAGGCTAGCTGCACGGCGCTGTAGCCGTCTTTGTCTGGGGTCTTGATCTGCGCTACGTAGCACGGGCCCGCTTCGATGACGGTCACCGGCACCATATTGCCTGACTCATCGAAGAGCCTCGTCATGCCCACCTTTTTCCCAATCAATCCAAGCATGTCTTTCTCGTCAGTTGCCTAATGATCGTCTGGCCAATGCTCAGCCCTTGATCTCCACATCCACTCCCGCGGGCAGCTCCAGCTTCATCAGCGCATCCACCGTCTTGGGGGTCGAATTGTGGATGTCGATGAGTCGCTTGTGTACCCGCGTCTCGAACTGCTCTCGGGACTTT
The DNA window shown above is from candidate division KSB1 bacterium and carries:
- the rplC gene encoding 50S ribosomal protein L3; translation: MLGLIGKKVGMTRLFDESGNMVPVTVIEAGPCYVAQIKTPDKDGYSAVQLAFGERRAKVATKPLVGHCQKAGIKPARVLREFRDFALADQVKPGDVLKVDLFNAGDVVTVTGVSKGRGFAGVVKRHHFGGGPKSHGQSDRHRAPGSIGSSSFPSRSFKGLRMAGRMGGETVTVRNLKVVKVDADKNLIAVKGAVPGAPNGIVIIKKK